A DNA window from Vibrio sp. CDRSL-10 TSBA contains the following coding sequences:
- a CDS encoding transporter substrate-binding domain-containing protein, translating into MPASGFALRVKRGLCSLLLLLTAPVSAHDLEEIKQSGVLRHIGVPYANFVSYIDQGTLQSLTGLDVEIMKGFAASLGVRYEFVPAQWSTAFAKLTGREVEYKNKQLIWGKEKVIEGDVIANGVTMLDWRTQIIDFSDSYFPSGVWLISRTDSDLKPIAPSGSVDQDIAMVKHLIKNRNVLAMEHTCLDPNLYNLYDTGANIILPDGERQLNEMVPAILKHDAENTLLDIPDTLVALEKWPGEIKVIGPVSDKQEMAVAFRKDSPQLRQAFNQYLAKIRQDGTYAALIEKYYPSIYYFYHDYFSGQGN; encoded by the coding sequence ATGCCAGCATCGGGTTTCGCCTTGAGAGTTAAACGTGGCTTGTGTTCACTTCTCCTCCTGCTGACTGCGCCCGTGTCGGCTCACGATCTGGAGGAGATTAAACAAAGTGGGGTACTGCGCCATATCGGTGTACCGTATGCCAATTTTGTCTCCTACATCGATCAGGGAACGCTGCAGTCATTGACAGGTCTGGATGTTGAAATAATGAAAGGTTTTGCTGCTTCGCTGGGGGTCAGGTATGAGTTTGTACCGGCACAATGGAGCACCGCGTTTGCGAAGTTAACCGGACGCGAAGTGGAATATAAAAACAAACAACTGATTTGGGGAAAAGAGAAAGTAATAGAAGGTGATGTGATTGCCAACGGTGTCACTATGCTTGACTGGCGTACCCAAATCATCGATTTCTCAGACAGCTATTTTCCTTCCGGAGTTTGGCTGATCTCCCGCACGGACAGCGATTTGAAGCCTATCGCACCAAGTGGTTCTGTCGACCAGGATATTGCCATGGTCAAACATTTGATTAAAAACCGCAATGTACTGGCGATGGAGCATACGTGTCTGGATCCGAATCTCTATAACCTGTATGACACCGGCGCCAACATTATTCTGCCGGATGGCGAACGGCAGTTAAATGAAATGGTGCCGGCAATTTTAAAACACGATGCGGAAAACACGCTGCTCGATATCCCTGATACCCTGGTGGCGCTGGAAAAATGGCCGGGGGAAATTAAAGTGATCGGCCCTGTGTCCGATAAACAAGAGATGGCGGTGGCATTTCGCAAGGATTCTCCGCAATTGCGTCAGGCCTTCAACCAGTATCTGGCTAAGATTCGCCAGGACGGAACTTATGCTGCTTTGATCGAAAAGTACTACCCGTCGATTTACTATTTTTATCACGACTATTTCTCCGGACAAGGTAACTAG
- a CDS encoding aspartate/glutamate racemase family protein, with translation MKILVVNPNTTATMTEKACHAARQVASEGTEIIAVTSASGPVSIEGYYDEAMAVPGMLQAIRAQPDFDAVVIACFDDTGLDAARCITDKPVIGIGEAGYRVAAMLSNKFSVVTTLGRSVPALEHNLMRYGMERQCIRVRSSEIPVLELEQEGSAAFDTIAQEIERAIREDRAEAIVLGCAGMVDLAESLSHKFSLPVLDGVTCAVSLCESLVRLKAKTTRQGGYAPPPAHKLIDLA, from the coding sequence ATGAAAATATTGGTAGTCAACCCAAATACGACGGCGACGATGACCGAGAAAGCGTGTCATGCTGCCCGTCAGGTAGCATCCGAAGGCACGGAGATTATCGCCGTGACCTCGGCCTCGGGGCCGGTATCGATCGAGGGTTACTATGATGAAGCAATGGCGGTGCCGGGTATGTTGCAGGCTATCCGGGCGCAGCCGGATTTCGATGCGGTTGTGATTGCGTGTTTTGATGATACCGGACTGGATGCCGCGCGCTGTATCACCGATAAACCGGTCATCGGCATTGGTGAGGCCGGTTATCGGGTCGCCGCGATGTTGTCGAATAAGTTCAGTGTGGTGACAACCCTTGGCCGCTCTGTGCCTGCGCTGGAACATAATCTGATGCGTTACGGCATGGAGCGGCAGTGTATTCGGGTGCGCTCATCAGAAATCCCGGTACTGGAGCTGGAACAAGAAGGCTCCGCAGCGTTCGATACCATAGCGCAAGAAATTGAGCGGGCGATCCGCGAAGATCGCGCCGAAGCGATCGTGCTTGGTTGCGCTGGAATGGTGGATCTGGCGGAAAGTTTGTCGCATAAGTTCTCGCTGCCGGTCTTAGACGGGGTCACTTGCGCGGTTTCCTTATGCGAAAGCCTGGTTAGGCTAAAAGCGAAAACTACGCGCCAAGGCGGGTATGCACCACCGCCTGCTCACAAACTTATCGACCTCGCTTAA
- a CDS encoding ABC transporter ATP-binding protein codes for MQEILKLDDVELYYDHVYALKGVSISLKEGETVALIGSNGAGKSSILRAITGLSKIKSGQIYYQGERLDGTPASQIVGRGIAMVPEGRRVFPYMSIKDNLLMGAFTRKDKKGIADTLDSVLERFPRLRERYTQQAGTLSGGEQQMMVIGRALMANPKVLLLDEPSLGIAPKLVQEIARSIVAISRDQKVSVLLVEQKQPHGNVDFQSYLCDVDRLYRTGRGIKSADE; via the coding sequence ATGCAAGAAATACTCAAACTGGACGATGTTGAACTCTATTACGACCATGTTTATGCCCTGAAGGGAGTCTCAATCAGCCTGAAAGAGGGAGAAACCGTGGCGCTGATTGGTTCTAACGGCGCCGGTAAATCCTCTATCCTCAGAGCAATCACCGGCTTGTCGAAAATCAAATCAGGTCAGATTTATTACCAGGGTGAACGGCTGGACGGCACGCCGGCGAGCCAGATTGTCGGGCGTGGTATTGCCATGGTGCCGGAAGGGCGCCGGGTTTTCCCTTACATGTCAATTAAAGACAATCTGCTGATGGGCGCGTTTACCCGCAAAGACAAAAAAGGCATCGCTGATACTCTGGACAGCGTGCTGGAGCGCTTTCCCCGCCTGCGTGAACGCTATACGCAGCAAGCCGGAACCTTATCAGGTGGCGAGCAGCAGATGATGGTGATTGGCCGCGCTTTGATGGCGAATCCCAAAGTGTTGTTGCTGGATGAACCCAGCCTGGGGATTGCGCCCAAGCTGGTGCAGGAGATAGCCCGCTCGATCGTAGCGATCTCACGCGATCAAAAGGTGAGTGTGCTGCTGGTGGAGCAGAAACAGCCGCATGGCAATGTCGATTTCCAATCGTACTTATGCGATGTCGACCGGCTCTATCGTACTGGAAGGGGAATCAAAAGCGCTGATGAATGA
- a CDS encoding ABC transporter ATP-binding protein, with translation MKPILEVRNVTKRFGGLTAVNDISFLVRKGEILSIIGPNGAGKSTLFKLISSFLKTSSGMVLFRGERISNLAPHTVARRGVVRTFQETTIFKSMTVRENIIVSHHLQSKASLLGFFLGTRRAKADEAKFGQSADRIIKLLGLESIADELASNLPQGHLRVLGMAIGLATDPAIILLDEPFAGLNHDETMRLVMLVRRLRDERGVTVLLVEHDIPAVMKISDRIVVLNFGEKIAEGTPQEIQNDPKVIEAYLGSEDMAIGM, from the coding sequence ATGAAACCGATTCTAGAAGTGCGTAACGTCACCAAGCGTTTTGGCGGACTGACCGCAGTCAACGACATCAGTTTTCTGGTTCGCAAAGGTGAAATTCTGTCGATCATCGGCCCGAATGGTGCCGGCAAGTCCACTCTGTTCAAACTGATTTCTTCATTCCTGAAAACCAGCAGCGGTATGGTGTTATTCCGAGGGGAACGCATCAGCAATCTGGCACCGCATACAGTGGCTCGTCGCGGTGTGGTACGTACCTTTCAGGAAACCACGATCTTTAAATCGATGACGGTGCGGGAAAATATCATTGTGTCGCATCATCTGCAGTCCAAAGCGTCATTGCTGGGTTTTTTCCTCGGTACTCGCAGGGCAAAAGCGGACGAAGCGAAATTTGGTCAGTCAGCAGATCGAATCATCAAACTCCTCGGGCTGGAGTCGATCGCCGATGAACTGGCTTCCAACCTGCCGCAGGGCCATTTGCGTGTGTTAGGCATGGCAATTGGCCTGGCGACCGATCCGGCGATTATTTTGCTGGATGAGCCTTTTGCCGGCCTCAATCATGATGAAACCATGCGTCTGGTGATGTTGGTACGCCGCCTGCGTGATGAACGCGGTGTGACGGTTTTGCTGGTGGAGCATGATATTCCGGCGGTCATGAAAATCTCAGACCGCATTGTGGTGCTTAACTTTGGCGAAAAAATCGCGGAAGGGACACCGCAGGAAATTCAGAATGATCCGAAAGTTATCGAAGCCTACCTTGGCTCGGAAGACATGGCGATAGGGATGTAA
- a CDS encoding branched-chain amino acid ABC transporter permease, with the protein MTKKILTRVAMFAVAVYLLVPLFISLTGRTDFYYTLTSVALLSIASAGVWLTFSIGRINIGQGAYSLAGGYVSAILITQYGLSFWTTLPLAGLFCALLSVVIGLPILRLRGVYFAMVTLILTEVMRLTALALPITNGAKGITSLPLPGSLELFGLTIIPDFASMENPKVAFYIMAVTMMIIAYGVLWRIVNSRLGHLCRSMQQNEELASSIGVNTTYLRVLTYSISSFFGGIAGASFVAITQSVYPSSFQVADSINFMLNCFLGGLGYVFGPMLGTLMLYFGWDLLFTIGKYQMLVYSSLLIILMLFLPNGVLSLLERKEKR; encoded by the coding sequence ATGACGAAAAAAATACTCACACGTGTGGCCATGTTTGCTGTGGCTGTTTATCTGCTGGTGCCGCTGTTTATCAGTCTGACCGGTCGTACCGATTTCTATTACACACTGACTTCTGTTGCGCTGTTATCGATTGCTTCTGCGGGTGTCTGGCTGACGTTCTCGATTGGCCGTATCAACATCGGTCAGGGCGCGTATTCTCTGGCAGGCGGTTATGTCTCTGCAATATTGATTACCCAATACGGGCTAAGCTTCTGGACCACATTGCCGCTGGCGGGCTTGTTTTGCGCCCTGTTGTCGGTGGTGATTGGCCTGCCGATCCTGCGCCTGCGCGGGGTCTATTTCGCGATGGTCACCCTGATCCTGACGGAAGTGATGCGTCTGACTGCGCTGGCATTGCCGATTACCAATGGTGCGAAGGGGATCACTTCGCTGCCGCTGCCCGGTTCTCTGGAGCTGTTCGGACTGACCATCATTCCTGATTTTGCCAGTATGGAAAATCCAAAAGTGGCGTTCTATATCATGGCAGTGACCATGATGATCATTGCTTACGGCGTGTTATGGCGCATTGTCAATTCCCGTTTAGGGCATCTGTGCCGCTCAATGCAACAAAACGAAGAACTGGCATCTTCGATTGGTGTTAATACCACCTACCTGCGGGTTCTGACTTATTCGATCTCATCGTTTTTTGGCGGGATTGCCGGAGCCAGCTTCGTGGCTATCACTCAGTCGGTGTATCCGTCCTCATTCCAGGTCGCAGACAGCATTAACTTCATGCTGAACTGTTTCCTGGGCGGGCTTGGTTATGTCTTCGGGCCGATGCTCGGCACGCTGATGCTCTATTTTGGCTGGGATCTGCTGTTCACCATCGGCAAGTACCAGATGCTGGTCTACTCAAGTTTACTGATCATTTTGATGCTGTTCCTGCCGAACGGTGTATTGAGCCTGCTGGAACGTAAGGAGAAACGCTGA
- a CDS encoding branched-chain amino acid ABC transporter permease: MEQIVVNGLYLGAQYALIALGLTLIFSLMNVMNFAHGQMYVMGGFVTYTFVSQFNFPFFIALIISGLTLAVIGALIEKFLFRPVIKKSKRDESTMLLAAGIGFFLDSVILLVFGEKQRGVPKIVDGVFNWDFKIIMPYDRIVIGCIAIAMIVAFMLIMHYSKAGRAMRALAQDKVSATLMGVDVDRYQMIGFALGAMLAGVVGGLLVSITGINLGMGGPTSTKAFIMIMIGGAGVIPGAIVGGLILGMLESVGLSVLSQYGDVTYLLIFASLMIFLAIRPHGLMGKPWG; the protein is encoded by the coding sequence ATGGAACAAATCGTAGTAAACGGGCTCTATCTTGGCGCCCAGTACGCGCTGATTGCACTGGGCTTAACGCTCATCTTTTCGCTGATGAATGTGATGAACTTTGCTCATGGTCAGATGTATGTGATGGGTGGTTTTGTCACCTATACCTTTGTATCCCAATTTAATTTTCCCTTTTTCATTGCTCTGATTATTTCGGGGCTGACCCTGGCCGTGATCGGCGCTCTGATTGAGAAATTCCTATTCCGGCCGGTGATTAAAAAATCCAAGCGCGATGAAAGTACCATGCTGCTGGCGGCGGGCATCGGCTTTTTCCTTGATTCGGTGATTCTGCTGGTGTTTGGCGAGAAGCAGCGCGGCGTGCCAAAAATCGTCGATGGCGTGTTCAACTGGGATTTCAAAATCATTATGCCGTATGACCGGATTGTCATCGGTTGTATTGCTATCGCGATGATCGTTGCCTTCATGCTGATCATGCACTATTCCAAAGCGGGCCGTGCCATGCGTGCTCTGGCGCAGGACAAAGTGTCAGCCACACTGATGGGGGTCGATGTCGACCGCTACCAGATGATTGGTTTTGCTCTGGGCGCGATGCTGGCCGGGGTGGTTGGCGGACTTTTGGTTTCCATTACCGGGATTAACTTAGGCATGGGCGGCCCGACCTCCACCAAAGCGTTCATCATGATCATGATCGGCGGTGCGGGTGTGATTCCAGGAGCGATTGTCGGTGGCCTGATTCTGGGCATGTTGGAAAGTGTCGGTCTGTCTGTGTTGTCACAGTATGGCGACGTTACTTATCTGTTGATCTTTGCATCTTTAATGATCTTCTTAGCAATTAGACCGCACGGTTTAATGGGTAAGCCTTGGGGTTAA
- a CDS encoding ABC transporter substrate-binding protein: protein MIKTRPDLLVLSGVSPANAPQLIRSARELGYTGLISTETAQDANVLQEGAGDLANGFISVGGASTPEVASDTMREFVQRYTEKYGEYNDESNTKVYALEYIIETLKANPQAISDVKAFQQTMDTFTAPNPYMVGDATLKYVGSTSFGQKRQLSVPLVVNTYQDGEFKTLFIAQVD, encoded by the coding sequence GTGATTAAAACCCGCCCTGATCTGCTGGTGTTGTCTGGTGTGTCGCCAGCCAACGCGCCGCAGCTGATCCGTTCAGCACGTGAACTGGGTTACACCGGTCTGATTTCGACCGAAACGGCTCAGGATGCCAATGTGCTGCAAGAAGGCGCGGGCGATCTGGCCAACGGCTTTATCTCGGTTGGCGGCGCTTCAACACCGGAAGTGGCATCAGACACCATGCGTGAATTTGTTCAGCGTTACACCGAGAAATACGGTGAGTACAACGATGAATCGAATACTAAGGTTTATGCGCTGGAGTACATCATCGAGACGCTGAAAGCTAACCCGCAAGCGATTTCTGATGTGAAAGCGTTCCAGCAAACCATGGATACTTTTACTGCGCCAAACCCATACATGGTTGGCGATGCAACGCTGAAATATGTCGGCAGCACCTCATTTGGTCAGAAGCGTCAGCTGTCTGTTCCTCTGGTGGTGAACACCTATCAGGATGGTGAGTTCAAAACGCTGTTTATCGCTCAAGTGGACTAA
- a CDS encoding ABC transporter substrate-binding protein: MNKNRFLKAGLLASMVSVALSGSAFAANPHLKIGFVGVTSGPAAAWGISNQRSMETRADWINEMGGVKIGDTTYDIDIVAFDDQKDPKRAVAGMEKMAQEGVHYVVGPNVDDGAAAVRPVAEQKGIMYFPYAFPKSLYTAPASNAILGMVANYQSGPAIYKYLIEKEGIKNIAFVAANESDPLSQRDGGVEAAKALGLNVVSSNVTYQVDTTDFTPVSAACD; this comes from the coding sequence ATGAATAAAAATCGCTTTCTCAAAGCCGGTCTGCTGGCAAGCATGGTAAGTGTGGCTCTATCGGGCTCTGCATTTGCGGCGAATCCTCATTTGAAAATCGGCTTTGTTGGCGTGACTTCTGGTCCTGCTGCCGCGTGGGGTATTTCTAACCAGCGTTCGATGGAAACCCGCGCTGACTGGATTAACGAAATGGGCGGCGTGAAGATCGGTGATACCACCTATGACATCGATATCGTTGCTTTTGACGATCAGAAAGACCCGAAACGTGCGGTCGCCGGTATGGAGAAAATGGCTCAGGAAGGGGTGCACTACGTAGTCGGTCCTAACGTTGATGATGGCGCCGCTGCGGTACGTCCGGTTGCTGAGCAAAAAGGCATCATGTATTTCCCATACGCATTTCCCAAATCTTTGTACACAGCTCCTGCTTCAAATGCGATTCTTGGCATGGTGGCCAACTACCAGTCTGGTCCGGCAATTTATAAATACCTGATTGAAAAAGAAGGCATCAAAAATATTGCCTTTGTTGCTGCGAACGAGTCTGACCCGCTCAGCCAGCGCGATGGCGGTGTGGAAGCGGCTAAAGCTCTGGGGCTGAACGTTGTGTCCAGCAACGTCACTTACCAAGTGGATACCACCGACTTTACCCCGGTTTCTGCTGCCTGTGATTAA
- a CDS encoding GNAT family N-acetyltransferase, with the protein MPITIRKAEPSDARAVQAIFESPKAYSNTLQLPFSSFELWHKRLSDQAEHVHAYVAVVDGQVVGNITLNVCTNQRRRHAASFGMGIKDQMQGVGVGSALLATVIDLADNWLNLKRIELTVFTDNQPAIGLYKKFGFEIEGESKAYAFRNGEYVDAYHMARVRA; encoded by the coding sequence ATGCCAATCACCATCCGCAAAGCTGAGCCGTCCGATGCCCGTGCGGTCCAAGCCATTTTTGAGTCTCCCAAAGCGTACAGTAATACGCTGCAACTGCCGTTTTCTTCATTTGAATTGTGGCATAAACGTTTGTCTGATCAGGCTGAACATGTGCACGCCTATGTCGCTGTCGTAGATGGGCAAGTGGTGGGTAATATTACTCTGAACGTCTGTACGAATCAGCGCCGCCGCCATGCTGCCTCGTTTGGGATGGGAATCAAAGATCAGATGCAGGGCGTCGGAGTTGGCAGTGCCTTGCTGGCAACGGTAATTGATTTGGCTGATAACTGGCTGAACCTGAAACGTATTGAGCTGACCGTATTTACCGACAATCAGCCTGCGATTGGCTTGTATAAGAAATTTGGCTTCGAGATTGAAGGTGAGTCAAAAGCGTATGCATTCCGCAATGGCGAATATGTCGATGCCTATCATATGGCTCGGGTCAGAGCTTAA
- a CDS encoding MFS transporter, with translation MNSLQSIADERSLPTLSFKTLFSLSVGAGVSVASIYYNQPILDLLAKSFRLDVSQAGLIPTLTQIGYALGILLLVPLGDSLDRKKLIIAKASLLAISLVVTSMASGYGMLLITSLLIGVMATTAQDIVPAAAAMASDQQRGKTVGTVMTGLLTGILLSRVFSGFIAEFFGWQSVFYSAALAVAVTGLLLSRVLPAMPASSALTYKQTLQSMLPLWQRYPRLKQAALSQGLMSLSFSAFWTTLAVFLAEKYQMGSAAAGAFGIAGAAGAIAAPLAGSLSDKIGAHKVAVTSILLVVFSYVGIYFTSLLPLVGQIPALIALVIVFDFGLNATLIAHQSIVYGLEPQARGRLNAILFTFVFIGMASGFCAG, from the coding sequence ATGAATTCCTTACAATCTATTGCAGATGAACGATCTCTGCCAACCTTATCTTTTAAAACATTATTTTCTCTTTCAGTGGGGGCCGGTGTCAGTGTGGCATCGATATATTATAACCAGCCCATTTTGGATTTATTAGCCAAGTCGTTTCGTCTTGATGTCAGTCAGGCTGGTTTGATCCCAACATTAACCCAAATTGGTTATGCGTTAGGCATATTATTGTTGGTGCCTTTGGGGGATTCACTGGACCGGAAAAAACTGATTATTGCCAAGGCCAGTCTGTTAGCTATATCACTGGTCGTTACCAGTATGGCAAGCGGTTACGGTATGTTACTCATCACCAGCCTGCTGATTGGGGTGATGGCGACTACAGCACAGGATATTGTTCCGGCTGCGGCTGCAATGGCATCCGACCAACAGCGTGGTAAAACCGTCGGTACGGTGATGACCGGCTTATTAACCGGTATTTTGTTATCTCGGGTATTCAGCGGTTTTATTGCCGAGTTTTTTGGCTGGCAAAGTGTATTTTACAGCGCAGCTTTGGCGGTCGCTGTCACGGGGCTGCTACTAAGCAGAGTCCTGCCGGCCATGCCTGCTTCTAGTGCGCTGACGTATAAGCAGACGTTACAATCCATGCTGCCTTTGTGGCAACGTTATCCTCGGCTCAAACAAGCGGCGTTATCACAGGGTTTGATGTCACTTTCATTCAGCGCCTTCTGGACCACACTGGCGGTTTTTCTGGCTGAAAAATATCAGATGGGTAGCGCTGCGGCCGGCGCTTTTGGCATCGCCGGCGCTGCCGGAGCCATCGCAGCACCTTTGGCCGGATCGCTGTCTGATAAAATCGGCGCGCATAAAGTGGCGGTCACCAGTATCCTGCTGGTGGTGTTCTCCTATGTCGGTATTTACTTCACATCATTGTTGCCACTGGTGGGCCAGATTCCGGCTTTGATTGCTTTGGTGATTGTGTTTGATTTCGGCCTCAACGCGACCTTGATTGCTCATCAAAGTATTGTTTATGGTCTTGAACCACAGGCCCGCGGTCGCCTTAATGCCATACTGTTTACTTTCGTGTTTATCGGAATGGCATCGGGTTTCTGCGCTGGGTAG
- a CDS encoding LysR family transcriptional regulator yields the protein MKESKTTHPDRLMLLQTWVRIVESGSLTAAARLLNTTQPTVSRRLRALESLFGSKLLLRTTHQIKLTDDGEACYQYAKQMLSNWAAMEESVGKQQSRVTGKLRIRAPHAFGQGQLIAPLIDYLRHYPDIRLDWQLNDTTPDFLTDNIDCAIQVGTVSDTSVVARLVTHVPRILVASPQLLEQHPEIRDIGQIADLPWISVSTFYRYELTLKPLARQQAHTLQLDPIVSTDNIYAATQLVSDGLGIAVISSWLVQPLIESGKLVHVLPDWQADELPVYLVYPYANYYPKRLTAFLDIMTAAIKQMSGTRLQPASEDEI from the coding sequence ATGAAAGAATCAAAAACGACTCACCCCGACCGACTGATGCTGTTGCAAACTTGGGTACGTATTGTCGAATCCGGCAGTCTGACGGCCGCCGCCAGGCTGCTCAATACGACCCAGCCGACCGTCAGTCGCAGGTTGCGTGCATTAGAGAGCCTGTTTGGCAGTAAACTCCTGTTAAGGACCACACATCAGATTAAGCTTACCGACGATGGCGAAGCCTGTTATCAGTATGCCAAACAGATGCTGAGCAACTGGGCCGCCATGGAAGAATCGGTCGGTAAACAGCAATCAAGAGTAACGGGTAAGTTACGCATCCGGGCGCCACACGCCTTCGGGCAAGGCCAACTGATCGCCCCCTTAATCGATTATCTGCGTCACTATCCTGACATCCGCCTCGACTGGCAGCTCAATGACACCACACCTGACTTCTTAACCGACAATATCGACTGCGCTATTCAGGTTGGCACCGTCAGCGATACCAGCGTGGTCGCGAGGCTCGTCACTCATGTACCAAGAATTCTGGTCGCCTCACCGCAGCTGCTGGAGCAACACCCCGAGATCCGCGATATCGGACAAATCGCAGATTTACCCTGGATTTCAGTCAGTACCTTCTACCGCTACGAACTGACCTTAAAGCCGCTCGCCCGGCAACAAGCGCATACCCTGCAGCTTGATCCTATCGTATCGACCGACAATATTTACGCGGCAACCCAGCTGGTCAGCGATGGTTTAGGCATTGCGGTGATCTCTTCCTGGCTGGTTCAGCCCCTGATCGAATCCGGTAAGCTGGTACACGTTTTGCCCGACTGGCAGGCGGATGAACTGCCGGTTTATCTGGTCTATCCCTATGCCAATTACTACCCTAAGCGCCTGACTGCATTTTTAGACATCATGACCGCTGCCATTAAACAGATGTCAGGCACTCGCTTACAGCCCGCTTCTGAAGATGAAATTTGA
- a CDS encoding TSUP family transporter: MHSEVILSSGELLAHREWVYAFLFAVAIIAGVVDAIAGGGGLITVPSLLLAGLPPMVVLGTNRLQAVIGELTTSLMFIASRQFPLQGMILGVLFTSVGALSGAVAVSLIDKAALEVLLPVLMVAITLYSIFSRRLKATEASEAKWSNRKFMLIAGLLIGFYNGFFGPGTGSLWMLGFVALLGYTLKQATMATKPLNLVGNMISLILFIALGQVDYQLGLLMAVGQIIGSVVGSKFVMRFGTRLVRPMFISVTVSDDQQADLRESGCGLGGITQLLWLKQCLAR; this comes from the coding sequence ATGCACAGTGAGGTTATTTTGAGTAGTGGTGAACTGCTTGCTCACCGCGAGTGGGTATACGCGTTTTTATTTGCTGTGGCCATTATTGCCGGGGTGGTCGACGCCATCGCCGGCGGTGGCGGTTTGATTACCGTACCGAGTTTATTGCTGGCTGGCTTGCCACCCATGGTGGTGTTGGGCACCAACCGCTTACAGGCCGTAATTGGGGAGCTGACAACTTCGCTGATGTTTATTGCCAGCCGTCAGTTTCCGTTGCAGGGAATGATATTGGGTGTGCTGTTCACTTCTGTCGGGGCTTTATCCGGCGCTGTGGCGGTCAGCCTGATCGATAAGGCGGCGTTGGAAGTGTTGCTGCCGGTGTTAATGGTGGCGATTACCCTTTATTCCATTTTTTCCAGACGCTTAAAAGCTACCGAGGCCAGTGAAGCAAAATGGTCTAACCGTAAATTTATGCTGATCGCCGGATTGCTGATCGGTTTTTATAACGGCTTTTTCGGCCCGGGGACCGGCTCGCTGTGGATGCTCGGCTTTGTTGCTCTGCTCGGTTATACCCTCAAGCAGGCCACAATGGCGACCAAACCGTTAAATCTGGTTGGTAACATGATTTCTCTGATCCTGTTTATCGCGCTGGGTCAGGTGGACTATCAGCTGGGCTTGTTGATGGCAGTCGGACAGATTATCGGTTCTGTGGTCGGCAGCAAGTTTGTGATGCGTTTTGGCACACGCCTGGTGCGTCCGATGTTTATATCGGTGACCGTTTCTGATGACCAGCAAGCTGATTTACGAGAATCTGGCTGCGGTTTGGGCGGTATAACTCAGCTCTTATGGCTTAAACAGTGCCTGGCGAGATGA
- a CDS encoding LysR family transcriptional regulator, with product MVSSQDIEFFITIAGSRSLAAAARKLNVTPPSVSQRLQHIERKLGVKLVDRSARFIALTPEGETLARRGQNLLQDLEHLTQEVADSKRTISGDIRLVASLGFGEKHIGPLAAEFQRQYPLTQIELNLSDNPKWAQHNSPDIMFYIGHLQDSSLKRIVLAKKPSFTACCTWLLTIRSSVNHAARSGAAPLHCAARK from the coding sequence ATGGTCAGTTCACAAGATATCGAATTCTTTATTACCATCGCTGGCAGCCGCTCACTGGCGGCGGCGGCGCGCAAGCTTAACGTCACACCGCCGAGCGTATCGCAGCGTTTGCAGCACATTGAGCGTAAACTGGGAGTAAAACTGGTCGACCGCAGTGCGCGTTTTATTGCGCTCACCCCGGAAGGCGAAACTCTGGCGCGGCGTGGGCAGAACCTGCTGCAAGATTTAGAGCACCTGACGCAAGAGGTCGCCGACAGCAAACGGACCATTTCCGGGGATATCCGCTTAGTGGCGTCTTTAGGGTTCGGTGAAAAGCACATCGGCCCACTGGCCGCTGAATTTCAGCGCCAGTACCCGCTGACCCAGATTGAACTCAATCTGTCTGACAACCCTAAGTGGGCGCAGCACAATAGTCCGGACATTATGTTTTACATCGGTCACCTGCAGGATTCTTCGCTCAAGCGGATTGTTCTGGCTAAGAAACCGTCGTTTACTGCTTGCTGCACCTGGCTACTTACAATCCGCTCCAGCGTTAACCACGCCGCAAGATCTGGAGCAGCACCGCTGCATTGCGCTGCGCGAAAATGA